In the Hordeum vulgare subsp. vulgare chromosome 7H, MorexV3_pseudomolecules_assembly, whole genome shotgun sequence genome, one interval contains:
- the LOC123412872 gene encoding WAT1-related protein At5g47470-like — protein MRMLGGGVSFLLSDVLTISGLLAVQFIFGLYMMFLNRLLVAGVPSLFIIVVACAASSVVVLPFAIALERKKWPKRWSPMLIIQLVLISLGGVSIYQVLMMLGVERTSPAIASAMPNLGPGFIFVIAACLRFERFEWKCKYTRAKIFGTLVCISGAMCVSFLKNPDPGTVPESVPRDQEFSVFKIDRDWVLGCIYLLTGVTVFACNTVLQAATLKRFPAPLSICVITAMMGSIFSAIIQVIMDGKLGAGTAGNIPRIIGEIVLVGGVVIGLCTTFQVSSIGRKGPVLVSMFSPFQTVFSAFVSFIFFGQWIGTGCLVGIALMFAGLYVVLWAKNREDKMFAELAMSSDATEYDIERPLLQ, from the exons ATGAGGATGCTGGGCGGCGGCGTGTCCTTCTTGCTCAGCGACGTGCTGACCATCTCCGGGCTGCTGGCGGTGCAGTTCATCTTCGGGCTCTACATGATGTTCCTCAACCGGCTACTCGTCGCCGGCGTCCCGTCgctcttcatcatcgtcgtcgcatGCGCCGCCTCCTCAGTCGTCGTGCTCCCCTTCGCCatcgccctcgagaggaagaaatgGCCCAAGCGCTGGAGCCCCATGTTGATAATCCAGCTCGTTTTAATCTCCCTTGGAGG GGTGTCCATATACCAAGTCTTGATGATGCTCGGCGTGGAGCGGACCTCACCAGCGATCGCCTCGGCCATGCCCAATCTTGGCCCTGGCTTCATCTTCGTCATCGCCGCCTGCCTGAG GTTTGAGAGATTTGAGTGGAAGTGCAAGTACACCAGAGCAAAGATCTTTGGTACGTTAGTATGCATCAGTGGAGCAATGTGCGTGAGCTTCCTGAAGAATCCCGATCCCGGCACAGTGCCAGAGTCCGTTCCCAGGGACCAAGAGTTCTCTGTCTTTAAAATCGACAGAGATTGGGTCCTTGGCTGTATATACCTGCTCACTGGAGTCACGGTCTTCGCTTGCAACACTGTCCTGCAG GCTGCAACCCTCAAGAGGTTCCCGGCGCCGCTGTCCATATGTGTGATCACCGCCATGATGGGATCGATCTTCAGCGCTATCATACAGGTCATCATGGACGGCAAGCTCGGGGCGGGCACTGCAGGCAACATCCCCAGAATAATCGGTGAAATTGTGCTCGTG GGAGGTGTGGTGATCGGCCTGTGCACGACGTTCCAGGTGTCAAGCATCGGCCGCAAGGGGCCTGTCCTGGTGTCCATGTTCAGCCCGTTCCAGACCGTGTTCTCGGCCTTCGTCTCCTTCATCTTCTTTGGACAATGGATCGGCACAGGATG CCTGGTGGGGATTGCGCTCATGTTTGCGGGCCTCTATGTAGTGCTATGGGCCAAGAACCGGGAGGACAAGATGTTCGCCGAGCTTGCGATGTCGTCTGACGCAACTGAATATGATATCGAGAGGCCACTCTTGCAGTGA